In Erigeron canadensis isolate Cc75 chromosome 1, C_canadensis_v1, whole genome shotgun sequence, a single window of DNA contains:
- the LOC122595373 gene encoding interactor of constitutive active ROPs 2, chloroplastic-like, whose product MQHPKTRSGTIGTGTKLKTSGGIRDNSSSRSLTTRSPNGVDHRLQRAPTSEILQKKRVGKQPELEIQLARLQEELKKTKGQLNESESCTKRAYQEAEEAKRQLAAMSAKLDDTQLQLDELWASEESRIQELRKISQDRDRAWESELKAVQRHLSVALNENHKLNVRLQEMAESEAAQSSHAESAHDEVLTLRSELSETVNVVEELKNQLNESKDSESRALELVSQTREQLEMIKSEKAEAERVEQLGSALAANVELADELRRLKVQTEQWRKAAEVAASMVLGDGGKFVENSETFDIHVIGEKSSLLYSEDTEDESTNKKTSTVLRKLGVLFGQK is encoded by the exons ATGCAACATCCTAAGACAAG AAGTGGCACTATAGGAACCGGTACGAAACTGAAGACCTCGGGAGGGATTCGGGACAACAGTTCTTCCCGAAGTTTGACCACCAGAAGTCCTAATGGTGTTGACCACCGGTTACAACGTGCTCCAACATCTGAG ATACTGCAGAAAAAACGTGTTGGCAAACAACCTGAATTAGAAATTCAGTTAGCCCGGCTTCAAGAAGAGCTCAAGAAAACAAAGGGCCAGCTGAATGAATCCGAGTCATGCACAAAGCGTGCTTACCAGGAAGCCGAAGAAGCCAAAAGGCAACTCGCAGCTATGTCAGCCAAACTTGATGACACACAACTTCAACTCGACGAACTTTGGGCGTCTGAAGAATCTCGAATTCAAGAACTAAGGAAAATCTCACAAGACCGAGACCGGGCTTGGGAGTCTGAACTTAAAGCTGTCCAAAGACACTTATCGGTTGCTTTAAACGAAAACCATAAACTCAATGTTCGTTTACAAGAAATGGCTGAATCTGAAGCGGCCCAGTCTAGTCATGCTGAGTCAGCTCATGATGAGGTACTTACATTAAGGTCAGAACTTTCGGAAACGGTCAATGTAGTTGAAGAACTTAAAAACCAGTTAAACGAATCAAAAGATTCCGAGTCACGAGCTTTAGAGCTTGTAAGCCAAACTAGAGAGCAACTAGAAATGATAAAATCGGAAAAAGCTGAAGCAGAGAGGGTCGAGCAGTTGGGATCGGCTTTGGCGGCGAATGTGGAGCTGGCAGACGAGTTACGAAGGCTAAAAGTACAAACCGAGCAATGGAGGAAGGCGGCTGAGGTGGCAGCCTCGATGGTTTTGGGTGATGGTGGCAAGTTTGTAGAGAATTCGGAGACGTTTGATATTCATGTCATTGGGGAGAAGTCGAGTTTGCTTTATTCTGAAGACACGGAAGACGAATCGACGAACAAGAAAACGAGTACTGTGTTAAGGAAACTCGGGGTTCTGTTCGGGCAGAAATAG
- the LOC122578715 gene encoding 40S ribosomal protein S23: MGKTHGMGAGRKLKSHRRRQRWADKSYKKSHLGNEWKKPFAGSSHAKGIVLEKIGIEAKQPNSAIRKCARVQLIKNGKKIAAFVPNDGCLNYIEENDEVLIAGFGRKGHAVGDIPGVRFKVVKVSGVSLLALFKEKKEKPRS; this comes from the exons ATGGG AAAGACTCATGGTATGGGAGCCGGACGCAAGCTGAAGTCCCACCGCAGGAGGCAAAGATGGGCTGACAAGTCATACAAGAAGTCACATCTCGGTAACGAGTGGAAGAAACCTTTTGCTGGTTCATCTCATGCTAAGGGCATTGTTCTTGagaaaat TGGTATTGAAGCCAAGCAGCCTAACTCTGCTATCAGAAAGTGTGCCAGAGTTCAGTTaatcaaaaatggaaaaaagaTTGCAGCTTTCGTTCCCAACGATGGTTGCTTGAACTACATTGAAGAAAAC GATGAAGTTCTGATTGCTGGATTTGGAAGAAAAGGCCATGCTGTCGGAGATATTCCCGGGGTTAGGTTTAAGGTCGTGAAAGTTTCCGGTGTTTCTCTGTTGGCTCTCTTCAAGGAGAAGAAGGAGAAACCAAGATCTTAA
- the LOC122585518 gene encoding uncharacterized protein LOC122585518 isoform X1, translating into MSANPDTVISSESPQTRVKDGLLVSKTETLTDEPNTISEISIQDSVDKTRVSGDKIEIVAVMGENGVKVAAETDFSESKAETLTMGGPGCDGDGEIVVRDSVGEVRVSGDELGVVKEDVEKVSDVNVISGEEKEGDKVAAGDDFLAVRDAVNEVRVSGDEVGIVMEDVEKSLDVSGEGQEGDMGVVGSNLSSEHDAGGGVSGDEPATVSENAENVLEEKVVSNEVKAGGKAVAPASDLDIGGDTVVQDSVCDASVSADVRDIAMEKNEKVLLENVVEEEEKDGKYRVADMVWAKVKNYPWWPGQIFDPSASTDKAKKYSNKKAFFVAYYGDQSFAWNKASNIKPFRKNFSKMEKQSNSKGFCHAVNCALDEASRRIDFGLACSCLSKEVYGKIKTQVFVNAGIKSEASRIDGGDRFSTVATFKPENIVRSVQDLAREHFDGYSKLEVMSVRTQLLAYYRWNGYKIADSYEHLPWEEDKAVEEKDHTNMTQKESSRDKVAENAKTDSVSEKLSSKKRKLEVCDSVPSKKEKRITDTDPKGSLSLSNGNNKMKKIGAKRATVEDVSDSPLLEEDNLVEDAKLASGGEKVYTKRRKPKASDLVTSKQEQNMTEMTKEGSLNSFSGKDKVKTVGTGKAIVEDDSEPPWVEEDKVVEDAKPASVYVKVSSKKRKSRASDSVPSKKRKGLTNMTTKGDSSVYNEKSKRKENGSKIIITEGNGVKEESQNDIGDKKSLIPSPQKSFKIGDSIMRIAKQLSESPSILKKESQESRHGMKKNSKKRGKNDKLDEQTENSPTLQKVPKTDRKQKKKDRKLVDAIQLEE; encoded by the coding sequence atgtcTGCGAACCCAGATACTGTTATTTCATCTGAATCACCTCAGACTAGGGTTAAGGATGGCTTGTTAGTTTCGAAAACCGAAACCCTGACTGATGAACCTAATACAATTAGTGAAATTTCTATTCAGGATTCAGTTGATAAAACTAGGGTTTCTGGAGATAAAATAGAGATTGTTGCTGTTATGGGTGAAAATGGGGTTAAGGTTGCGGCGGAGACTGATTTTTCAGAATCCAAGGCTGAAACGCTAACTATGGGAGGACCCGGTTGTGATGGAGACGGGGAGATTGTTGTCCGGGATTCGGTCGGTGAAGTTAGGGTTTCTGGAGATGAATTAGGGGTTGTAAAGGAGGATGTTGAGAAAGTTTCTGATGTAAATGTGATTAGTGGTGAGGAAAAGGAAGGTGATAAGGTTGCCGCTGGGGATGATTTTTTGGCTGTTCGGGATGCAGTTAATGAAGTTAGGGTTTCTGGAGATGAAGTCGGGATTGTGATGGAGGACGTTGAGAAAAGTTTGGATGTTAGCGGTGAGGGACAGGAAGGTGATATGGGTGTGGTTGGGTCTAATTTGTCATCTGAGCACGATGCAGGAGGCGGAGTTTCTGGAGATGAGCCCGCTACCGTATCGGAGAATGCTGAGAAtgttttggaagaaaaggtgGTAAGCAATGAGGTAAAGGCAGGTGGTAAGGCTGTGGCACCGGCTTCTGATCTTGATATAGGTGGTGATACTGTTGTTCAGGATTCTGTTTGTGATGCAAGTGTCTCTGCAGATGTGAGAGATATTGCAATGGAGAAAAATGAGAAAGTTCTGCTTGAAAATGTGGTTGAGGAAGAGGAAAAGGACGGCAAGTATAGGGTTGCGGATATGGTTTGGGCAAAGGTAAAGAACTATCCATGGTGGCCTGGCCAGATATTTGATCCATCTGCTTCCACAGATAAGGCTAAGAAATACTCGAACAAAAAAGCATTTTTTGTAGCTTATTATGGGGATCAATCTTTTGCTTGGAATAAAGCTTCAAATATCAAGCCATTTAGGAAAAACTTTAGCAAAATGGAGAAACAAAGTAACTCCAAAGGGTTTTGTCACGCTGTGAATTGTGCTTTAGATGAGGCCTCGAGGCGGATTGATTTTGGGTTGGCCTGTTCTTGCTTATCCAAAGAGGTATATGGTAAAATTAAAACTCAAGTTTTTGTTAATGCCGGGATAAAGAGCGAAGCTAGCAGAATAGATGGTGGAGATAGGTTTTCTACAGTGGCTACTTTCAAACCTGAGAACATAGTTCGATCTGTCCAAGATCTTGCTAGAGAACATTTTGATGGATATAGTAAATTGGAGGTTATGTCGGTTAGAACTCAGTTGTTGGCCTACTACCGTTGGAACGGCTATAAGATAGCAGATTCTTATGAGCATCTTCCATGGGAAGAAGATAAGGCCGTGGAAGAAAAAGACCATACAAACATGACCCAAAAGGAAAGTTCGAGAGATAAGGTTGCTGAAAATGCAAAAACTGATTCTGTAAGTGAGAAATTGTCATCTAAAAAAAGGAAGCTGGAAGTTTGTGATTCAGTTCCGAGCAAGAAAGAAAAACGCATTACAGACACTGACCCGAAGGGAAGCTTGAGTTTATCTAATGGGAACAATAAGATGAAGAAAATTGGTGCCAAGAGAGCAACTGTGGAAGATGTTTCTGATTCTCCTTTATTGGAAGAAGATAACTTGGTTGAAGATGCAAAACTGGCTTCTGGAGGCGAGAAAGTTTATACGAAGAGAAGGAAGCCAAAAGCTTCTGATTTAGTCACAAGCAAGCAAGAACAGAACATGACAGAGATGACCAAGGAGGGAAGCTTGAACTCTTTTAGTGGAAAAGATAAAGTGAAGACAGTTGGCACTGGGAAAGCAATTGTTGAAGATGATTCTGAACCTCCTTGGGTGGAAGAAGATAAAGTGGTTGAAGATGCAAAACCAGCTTCTGTATATGTGAAAGTTTCTTCTAAGAAAAGGAAGTCGAGAGCTTCTGATTCAGTCCCaagcaagaaaagaaaaggCTTGACAAACATGACTACAAAGGGAGACTCAAGTGTATATAACgagaaaagtaaaagaaaagaaaatggcaGCAAGATAATAATTACCGAAGGTAATGGCGTTAAGGAGGAGAGCCAGAATGATATTGGGGATAAAAAGTCGTTAATTCCATCCCCCCAAAAGTCATTTAAAATTGGTGATAGCATAATGCGAATCGCGAAACAACTTTCTGAGTCACCTTCAATCCTTAAAAAGGAATCCCAAGAATCAAGGCATGGCATGAAGAAAAATTCCAAAAAGAGAGGAAAGAATGATAAGCTTGATGAGCAAACTGAGAACTCACCAACATTGCAGAAAGTTCCTAAAACTGAcagaaagcaaaagaagaagGACAGGAAGTTGGTGGATGCAATTCAGTTAGAAGAATGA
- the LOC122585518 gene encoding uncharacterized protein LOC122585518 isoform X2, with translation MGENGVKVAAETDFSESKAETLTMGGPGCDGDGEIVVRDSVGEVRVSGDELGVVKEDVEKVSDVNVISGEEKEGDKVAAGDDFLAVRDAVNEVRVSGDEVGIVMEDVEKSLDVSGEGQEGDMGVVGSNLSSEHDAGGGVSGDEPATVSENAENVLEEKVVSNEVKAGGKAVAPASDLDIGGDTVVQDSVCDASVSADVRDIAMEKNEKVLLENVVEEEEKDGKYRVADMVWAKVKNYPWWPGQIFDPSASTDKAKKYSNKKAFFVAYYGDQSFAWNKASNIKPFRKNFSKMEKQSNSKGFCHAVNCALDEASRRIDFGLACSCLSKEVYGKIKTQVFVNAGIKSEASRIDGGDRFSTVATFKPENIVRSVQDLAREHFDGYSKLEVMSVRTQLLAYYRWNGYKIADSYEHLPWEEDKAVEEKDHTNMTQKESSRDKVAENAKTDSVSEKLSSKKRKLEVCDSVPSKKEKRITDTDPKGSLSLSNGNNKMKKIGAKRATVEDVSDSPLLEEDNLVEDAKLASGGEKVYTKRRKPKASDLVTSKQEQNMTEMTKEGSLNSFSGKDKVKTVGTGKAIVEDDSEPPWVEEDKVVEDAKPASVYVKVSSKKRKSRASDSVPSKKRKGLTNMTTKGDSSVYNEKSKRKENGSKIIITEGNGVKEESQNDIGDKKSLIPSPQKSFKIGDSIMRIAKQLSESPSILKKESQESRHGMKKNSKKRGKNDKLDEQTENSPTLQKVPKTDRKQKKKDRKLVDAIQLEE, from the coding sequence ATGGGTGAAAATGGGGTTAAGGTTGCGGCGGAGACTGATTTTTCAGAATCCAAGGCTGAAACGCTAACTATGGGAGGACCCGGTTGTGATGGAGACGGGGAGATTGTTGTCCGGGATTCGGTCGGTGAAGTTAGGGTTTCTGGAGATGAATTAGGGGTTGTAAAGGAGGATGTTGAGAAAGTTTCTGATGTAAATGTGATTAGTGGTGAGGAAAAGGAAGGTGATAAGGTTGCCGCTGGGGATGATTTTTTGGCTGTTCGGGATGCAGTTAATGAAGTTAGGGTTTCTGGAGATGAAGTCGGGATTGTGATGGAGGACGTTGAGAAAAGTTTGGATGTTAGCGGTGAGGGACAGGAAGGTGATATGGGTGTGGTTGGGTCTAATTTGTCATCTGAGCACGATGCAGGAGGCGGAGTTTCTGGAGATGAGCCCGCTACCGTATCGGAGAATGCTGAGAAtgttttggaagaaaaggtgGTAAGCAATGAGGTAAAGGCAGGTGGTAAGGCTGTGGCACCGGCTTCTGATCTTGATATAGGTGGTGATACTGTTGTTCAGGATTCTGTTTGTGATGCAAGTGTCTCTGCAGATGTGAGAGATATTGCAATGGAGAAAAATGAGAAAGTTCTGCTTGAAAATGTGGTTGAGGAAGAGGAAAAGGACGGCAAGTATAGGGTTGCGGATATGGTTTGGGCAAAGGTAAAGAACTATCCATGGTGGCCTGGCCAGATATTTGATCCATCTGCTTCCACAGATAAGGCTAAGAAATACTCGAACAAAAAAGCATTTTTTGTAGCTTATTATGGGGATCAATCTTTTGCTTGGAATAAAGCTTCAAATATCAAGCCATTTAGGAAAAACTTTAGCAAAATGGAGAAACAAAGTAACTCCAAAGGGTTTTGTCACGCTGTGAATTGTGCTTTAGATGAGGCCTCGAGGCGGATTGATTTTGGGTTGGCCTGTTCTTGCTTATCCAAAGAGGTATATGGTAAAATTAAAACTCAAGTTTTTGTTAATGCCGGGATAAAGAGCGAAGCTAGCAGAATAGATGGTGGAGATAGGTTTTCTACAGTGGCTACTTTCAAACCTGAGAACATAGTTCGATCTGTCCAAGATCTTGCTAGAGAACATTTTGATGGATATAGTAAATTGGAGGTTATGTCGGTTAGAACTCAGTTGTTGGCCTACTACCGTTGGAACGGCTATAAGATAGCAGATTCTTATGAGCATCTTCCATGGGAAGAAGATAAGGCCGTGGAAGAAAAAGACCATACAAACATGACCCAAAAGGAAAGTTCGAGAGATAAGGTTGCTGAAAATGCAAAAACTGATTCTGTAAGTGAGAAATTGTCATCTAAAAAAAGGAAGCTGGAAGTTTGTGATTCAGTTCCGAGCAAGAAAGAAAAACGCATTACAGACACTGACCCGAAGGGAAGCTTGAGTTTATCTAATGGGAACAATAAGATGAAGAAAATTGGTGCCAAGAGAGCAACTGTGGAAGATGTTTCTGATTCTCCTTTATTGGAAGAAGATAACTTGGTTGAAGATGCAAAACTGGCTTCTGGAGGCGAGAAAGTTTATACGAAGAGAAGGAAGCCAAAAGCTTCTGATTTAGTCACAAGCAAGCAAGAACAGAACATGACAGAGATGACCAAGGAGGGAAGCTTGAACTCTTTTAGTGGAAAAGATAAAGTGAAGACAGTTGGCACTGGGAAAGCAATTGTTGAAGATGATTCTGAACCTCCTTGGGTGGAAGAAGATAAAGTGGTTGAAGATGCAAAACCAGCTTCTGTATATGTGAAAGTTTCTTCTAAGAAAAGGAAGTCGAGAGCTTCTGATTCAGTCCCaagcaagaaaagaaaaggCTTGACAAACATGACTACAAAGGGAGACTCAAGTGTATATAACgagaaaagtaaaagaaaagaaaatggcaGCAAGATAATAATTACCGAAGGTAATGGCGTTAAGGAGGAGAGCCAGAATGATATTGGGGATAAAAAGTCGTTAATTCCATCCCCCCAAAAGTCATTTAAAATTGGTGATAGCATAATGCGAATCGCGAAACAACTTTCTGAGTCACCTTCAATCCTTAAAAAGGAATCCCAAGAATCAAGGCATGGCATGAAGAAAAATTCCAAAAAGAGAGGAAAGAATGATAAGCTTGATGAGCAAACTGAGAACTCACCAACATTGCAGAAAGTTCCTAAAACTGAcagaaagcaaaagaagaagGACAGGAAGTTGGTGGATGCAATTCAGTTAGAAGAATGA